One window of the Thermoplasmatales archaeon genome contains the following:
- a CDS encoding TatD family hydrolase: MITDLSFFDNHMHLREDGKYIEEIKEFRKHGGKYLNYCPYTDVKEIIAEKSYLKCYERGLKIAQFAMEKVDVKIFLSVGPYPVDYIKMREILGKERAMELMKKGMEEAGKLCKEGKAIAIGEIGRPHFKVSDEVLIESNEIMKYGIEIAKDIDVPVILHMEGANQSNMKEISEIAKKIGIKKDKVIKHFSPPIIKEEENFGVFPSVIASEKNIEEAINKGHRFMLETDYLDDLRRPGAVLSLKTIPLKIKKLLREGKMSYEDAMIINKENPEKIYNIELQVK, encoded by the coding sequence ATGATTACTGATTTATCATTCTTTGATAATCACATGCATCTCAGAGAAGATGGAAAATATATAGAGGAAATAAAAGAATTCAGAAAACATGGAGGAAAATATCTCAACTATTGTCCATATACCGATGTAAAAGAAATAATTGCGGAAAAAAGTTATTTGAAATGCTATGAAAGAGGCTTAAAAATTGCACAATTTGCAATGGAAAAAGTTGATGTTAAAATATTTCTTTCAGTTGGTCCATACCCTGTTGATTATATAAAAATGAGGGAAATCCTTGGAAAAGAGAGGGCAATGGAATTGATGAAAAAAGGTATGGAAGAAGCTGGAAAGCTTTGCAAAGAAGGGAAGGCGATTGCAATTGGGGAAATTGGAAGACCCCATTTTAAAGTGAGTGATGAAGTGCTAATTGAAAGCAATGAAATTATGAAATATGGTATAGAGATTGCAAAAGATATAGATGTACCAGTAATACTTCATATGGAGGGAGCAAATCAATCAAATATGAAAGAGATATCAGAAATTGCAAAAAAGATAGGAATAAAAAAAGATAAGGTAATAAAGCATTTTTCTCCGCCAATAATAAAAGAGGAGGAAAATTTTGGAGTTTTTCCTTCAGTAATCGCAAGTGAAAAAAATATCGAGGAAGCAATAAACAAAGGGCACCGCTTTATGCTTGAGACAGATTATCTCGATGATTTAAGGCGCCCCGGGGCGGTGCTTTCCCTTAAAACAATACCCCTGAAAATAAAGAAGCTTTTGAGAGAGGGAAAGATGAGTTATGAAGATGCTATGATTATAAATAAGGAGAATCCAGAAAAGATTTATAATATCGAGCTACAGGTAAAGTAG
- a CDS encoding S26 family signal peptidase: MIEREKIISFIREIVVAVSFICIILVILWSYTGQFPHSPMVVVTSSSMMHSDAPFGKIGTIDPGDLVLVKKAKDIITREEGREKGYITYRDYGDVIIYYPNGNKKATPIIHRAICWIEKNSDGTYTVKEYGIYNQESITIPELELRNYKPPNSGYITKGDNNGNLSDQATELSSPVKPEWILGKARGEIPWFGLIKLVFFGNENGYHGEDAVWIGKAVAPRDEWICLGISLFIIIGIPSIWDAYNYYKKWKSKKLRL, encoded by the coding sequence ATGATAGAAAGAGAAAAAATAATTTCATTTATAAGAGAGATAGTTGTAGCGGTCTCATTTATATGTATAATATTGGTAATTTTATGGAGTTATACAGGACAATTTCCTCATTCTCCAATGGTGGTTGTCACATCAAGTTCAATGATGCATAGCGATGCTCCTTTTGGAAAAATAGGAACAATTGATCCAGGAGATTTAGTTTTGGTTAAAAAGGCAAAGGATATAATTACAAGAGAGGAAGGAAGGGAAAAAGGATATATTACATATCGTGACTATGGAGATGTTATAATATATTATCCAAATGGAAATAAAAAAGCAACACCTATAATTCATCGTGCTATCTGCTGGATTGAAAAAAATAGTGATGGAACATATACTGTAAAGGAATATGGAATATACAATCAGGAAAGCATAACAATTCCAGAGCTTGAGTTAAGAAATTATAAGCCACCTAATAGCGGATATATCACAAAAGGAGACAATAATGGAAATTTAAGCGACCAGGCAACTGAATTAAGCTCGCCAGTAAAGCCAGAATGGATTTTAGGAAAGGCTAGAGGTGAAATACCCTGGTTTGGTTTAATAAAACTTGTATTTTTTGGAAATGAAAATGGATATCATGGAGAGGATGCGGTGTGGATAGGAAAGGCGGTTGCTCCAAGAGATGAATGGATATGTCTTGGCATATCTCTTTTTATTATAATAGGAATTCCAAGCATATGGGATGCATATAATTATTATAAAAAATGGAAATCAAAGAAGCTTAGATTGTAA
- a CDS encoding cytidine/deoxycytidylate deaminase family protein, with protein MERMSYDEYFMEIAKIVAKRSTCLRRNVGAVIVKDKHILSTGYNGAPKGFKHCSEVGCLREKLGIKRGERHELCRGLHAEQNAIIQAAVFGVAIKDASIYVTDFPCSVCAKMLVNAGIKELIYMNDYPDELAEKILEESKIKVRKL; from the coding sequence ATGGAAAGAATGTCCTATGACGAATATTTCATGGAGATTGCAAAAATTGTGGCAAAAAGGTCAACTTGTTTGAGGAGAAATGTTGGTGCGGTGATAGTAAAGGATAAACATATTTTATCAACTGGTTACAATGGCGCTCCAAAAGGTTTTAAGCACTGTAGCGAGGTTGGTTGCTTGAGAGAGAAACTCGGGATAAAAAGGGGGGAGAGGCATGAGCTATGCAGGGGCTTGCATGCGGAGCAAAACGCAATAATTCAGGCAGCAGTTTTTGGAGTTGCAATAAAAGATGCATCTATTTATGTTACTGATTTTCCTTGCAGTGTTTGCGCAAAAATGCTTGTAAATGCGGGAATAAAAGAGTTAATATATATGAATGATTATCCTGATGAGCTTGCAGAAAAAATACTTGAGGAAAGCAAAATAAAGGTGAGGAAGTTATGA
- a CDS encoding zf-TFIIB domain-containing protein: MIAKRCPECGSEMKGHSFNGRLYYLCQKCGKELIIPLLYL, encoded by the coding sequence ATGATAGCAAAAAGATGCCCTGAGTGTGGATCGGAGATGAAAGGTCATTCTTTTAATGGTAGATTATACTATCTCTGCCAGAAATGCGGGAAGGAATTAATAATTCCTCTACTTTACCTGTAG
- a CDS encoding choice-of-anchor J domain-containing protein, protein MKGKRIGISACVVLFLLMTSINPVAYSFETITKDEVIKQPIRMKFDFIKPRLENVFLAGENYASVAMDLPKTGNAGEPEIPVKPVNVLLPYGTEVKEIKVNAGEPVLIGKAKLAPKLPPVKIGSDEIPEIEENEKIYKSSEVYPGYLYKEVTTQYMRGFPIVTINLYPVQWNPSTQELYLYPIMELVVELKDGQVNELFRGIEEDREIVTKTVDNPREVLTYPLNPSHSCEYVIITTEALKNTPGTYNFTTLMNSKIAKGMNATIVTVEWIYSNFAGVDNAEKIRNFIKWAYQEWHTQYVLLGGDADDGREVIPVRKLWVQTYAGGLTDYIPCDLYYACLDGSYNYDGDDKWGEPNDGEGGKEVDLRAEVYVGRAPVDNAVELANFVRKTLEYDTSEDSYLHNVLFCAEYIGGGGIADYGSSYKEEMRNGSNANGYYTVGIPGDEYNIITLYDSTTYTWSAGDLANVINSGIHIVNHLGHASYDNVMRFYIPDVIQLRNTRYFILYSQGCFAGEFTQDDCIGEELVTSEHGAFAVIMNANYGWATKRSTDGASQAYDREFFDAVYGENIREIGKANQDSKEDNLYRLQQNCMRWCYYELNLLGDPEIKIKQGFVHNNDVRAKSINEPKDGEIIATGTYTVNATIENTGLNNQNNFDVNLSIYKLTKVVHFYDDMESGSANWTVIDGNGDGHTWTISTARYNSPTHSFKCTDEASYRANANDSIISKPIDLSGLNHAMLEFWYWVDGEFYREYRDYGTIYLSDNNGSTWVQVKTNMLYTPFWQVWHVPIEAYVNLTNQVRIKFTFVSDAFNNSEGMYVDDVIVYSYDAQLVHYDEKTISLDSGKQTFVEFAPWSVSVEGLYAINVTVKLTEFEDEYPKNNYQNITVEVNDLADVGVETINYPTGTVNTGSHAVNATIKNFGNTHQTGINVNCSIYQIITEPTPTYTLVFGENKTIDLNAGEFEYVEFSPYNFATEGNYAINVSTSIAGDEDTTNDYKNITLEINDIYDAGVKSINYPTGIITTTKTHKVNATVKNYGTVPLSNVPVNCSIYQIINVINEGFEGAFPPAGWTNSGWNLRQNYEHGGGNNSIYSSASAGNKYLRTSGISLLNKKYILEFWMLRTATPNANQYVNISINQGGGWIKLLSIGYSTLNGMTRGKWYKFSIDLSPYAGSTVSIEFNHYATGSGATIHIDDVLLYYPELMFWEDRTINLNSGEEKPIEFSSVTFSESYYILNVTTNWTSPPDENAANNYKETTFEVRDIYDMGITKISYPVSVLPAGSYVVNVSVKNFGNVDQSSIPVNCSIYKINTVIINESFEGTWPPSGWANQGWSRSSAANHTGNYSASSSSSVINYYNLTTPAISLGSGNFLLDFWARKDGNNLGNGQYLHVDVGYTSTGPWVTLLDINYDILQGMLNNVWYKFTVDLSQYNGSTIYIRFQSRTAGVPSASAVRIDDIVIYSTNFVSGEDKTVNLNADEEKYIEFSSYNFAEEGDYLIVVKTNLLTDEIKGNDTSSIITKIWNIDDLGATSINYPTGTISVPSPPEIRAIATIKNFGNIPQSDFRVNCSIYKLISGTQLFFENFESGLPSGWTIVDGGTDDVYPGTSIPATWTDKDPGNKGAKDGCDGKFMIVDSDAFGSGTKYMDEQLITPELNFASQTGVILEFDHYYYHSSGSWGRVDIRVGSTANPWITIANFTSTTYGHMTYDISAYAAGQSRVWIRWYYNDSGTWAWYWEVDNIRLVGTPTYSYVFGDDEICALLNAGEETLIEFGSWSITTGAGNYLINVTTLLIGDEFQSNDYTTTIVFLQGVYDAEVKSINSPIQGIYLPGTSFKVNATVKNVGAANLTDVKVNCTIRNSTNAIVFGEEVIISSLMGNEERYVEFSDWSTLVEDVYRINVTVLVTGDENPDNDYKEILVDINNLYDVGVVSINYPTGTQFTGSYAVNATVMNFGNVPVGAFTVNCTIRNSTDAIVFTNEKSVSGLNVGQQTYVVFDPWTVSIEDTYKINVTTKLTNDEDNSNDYKEITVIINDIDDVGVTSINYPPAVAPTGSHAVNATVKNFGNVNKANVPVNCSIYQFNTLLFSEGFEESFPPVGWLNGGADGGWLRGQIYQHSGIWAAYSYAATGGDRYLVTPVISLGEGNYALVFWLLRLSRTALPGEYLHVDVGATQNGPWTTIFELDNSSISAMSSYTWYQFVADLTPYANQNIAIRFYHHSLSTSGATLYMDDISINTLNLVFGEEKIVSLINSYNTTYVQFSPCNFSTEGDYILVVKTLMSGDENILNNVKSSIVKICNFYDVGVSAINYPTPGIYQPGDYAVRATVKNYGTLSATFDVVCTIYGLGKVVVMQDDIESGENNWTHGITSGVDLWHISTRRYASQNHSWYCGNETTGQYENNMVDFLISPKLDLSDTTQALLKWKQWCNLESNRDYAYVCASPDNYTFYVIKRYTGSSGGWKEEEVDITSYINATTHKINIAFIFTSDSSGTLEGWYIDDVEITKIGMGSVIYSETLSVNNLVFMAEKEITFPPFTAEENSVYIINVTTLLAGDENPANDAKEATMSTYNEPPVTTCSCFGPLGCNNWYVGPVTISLSATDVPGVAYTRYRINGGAWQNYTSPVTVSTEGLYTVEYYSVDTLGSTEQVKSCTFGIAYSMPVTTCIIDGLLGENGWYTSDVTIKLVANAYICGVKETYYRIDGGSWQKYTAPITFSAEGTHTIEYYSVSNACITETPAKITTFKIDKTKPSVRVIYPNGGETLGGIITIRWTASDNIGIAGIDLLYSGDAGLTWNVIASNIPNTGSYNWNVAGLPYGSNYMVKVVAKDNAGNVASDTSDGTFTIGMPSPPTVSITKPRNALYIFDREIIPLPMPVIIGGITVEATASSSIGIAKVEFYIDGVLKFTDTSEPYSWLWDEFIIGTHEIKVIASDSIGQTAEERISVFIINF, encoded by the coding sequence ATGAAAGGAAAAAGGATAGGAATAAGCGCGTGTGTGGTGTTGTTTTTATTAATGACTTCCATAAACCCGGTTGCGTACTCTTTTGAAACAATAACAAAAGATGAAGTAATAAAACAGCCAATAAGAATGAAATTTGATTTCATAAAGCCAAGGCTTGAAAATGTATTTCTTGCAGGAGAAAACTATGCAAGCGTTGCCATGGATTTGCCAAAAACAGGAAATGCGGGTGAGCCAGAAATACCTGTTAAGCCAGTGAATGTATTACTTCCTTATGGAACAGAAGTAAAGGAAATAAAAGTTAACGCGGGAGAGCCAGTTTTAATTGGAAAAGCAAAATTGGCTCCAAAGCTACCGCCAGTTAAAATAGGAAGCGATGAAATTCCAGAAATAGAAGAAAATGAAAAAATATATAAATCAAGTGAGGTATATCCTGGCTATCTATACAAGGAAGTAACAACTCAATATATGCGTGGTTTTCCAATAGTTACAATAAATCTTTATCCAGTTCAATGGAATCCATCAACTCAAGAACTATATCTATATCCAATTATGGAGCTTGTTGTTGAATTGAAAGATGGGCAGGTAAATGAGCTATTCAGAGGAATTGAAGAAGATAGAGAAATTGTTACAAAAACGGTTGATAATCCAAGAGAAGTTTTAACTTATCCATTAAATCCGAGCCATAGCTGTGAATATGTTATTATAACAACAGAAGCATTGAAAAATACACCTGGAACATACAATTTCACCACTTTAATGAATTCAAAAATTGCAAAGGGAATGAATGCAACAATTGTAACAGTTGAATGGATATATTCAAACTTTGCGGGAGTAGATAATGCAGAAAAAATAAGGAATTTCATAAAATGGGCATATCAGGAATGGCATACCCAGTATGTTTTGCTTGGAGGAGATGCGGATGATGGAAGAGAAGTAATTCCAGTGAGAAAGTTATGGGTTCAGACGTATGCAGGAGGTCTTACAGATTATATCCCGTGCGATTTATACTATGCATGTCTTGATGGAAGCTATAACTATGATGGAGATGATAAATGGGGCGAACCAAATGATGGAGAAGGAGGGAAAGAAGTAGATTTGAGGGCGGAAGTATATGTTGGAAGAGCACCTGTTGATAATGCAGTAGAACTTGCGAACTTTGTAAGGAAAACACTTGAATATGATACATCGGAGGATTCATATTTGCATAATGTCCTGTTTTGTGCTGAATACATTGGAGGAGGAGGAATTGCAGATTATGGTTCAAGTTATAAAGAAGAGATGAGAAATGGTTCAAATGCAAATGGCTATTATACAGTTGGTATTCCAGGGGATGAATATAATATAATCACATTATATGATAGTACAACATATACTTGGTCGGCAGGAGACTTGGCGAATGTAATAAATTCCGGAATACACATAGTAAATCACTTAGGACATGCAAGCTATGATAATGTAATGAGATTTTATATCCCGGATGTTATCCAGCTTAGAAATACAAGATATTTTATCTTATATTCTCAAGGATGCTTTGCTGGTGAATTTACTCAAGATGATTGTATTGGGGAAGAACTTGTTACGTCAGAACACGGGGCATTTGCGGTTATAATGAATGCAAACTATGGATGGGCTACTAAAAGGAGTACAGATGGTGCATCTCAGGCTTATGACAGGGAATTCTTTGATGCGGTATATGGGGAAAATATAAGAGAAATAGGAAAGGCGAATCAGGACTCAAAAGAAGATAATTTATATCGCCTACAGCAGAATTGTATGAGATGGTGCTATTATGAATTAAATCTACTCGGTGATCCAGAAATTAAAATCAAGCAAGGATTTGTGCATAATAATGATGTAAGAGCAAAGAGTATAAATGAACCAAAAGATGGAGAAATTATTGCAACAGGAACATATACTGTAAATGCAACAATTGAAAATACAGGACTAAATAATCAGAATAATTTTGATGTAAATCTTTCAATATATAAATTAACAAAAGTTGTTCATTTCTATGATGATATGGAAAGTGGCTCCGCAAATTGGACAGTGATAGATGGAAATGGTGACGGTCATACCTGGACAATATCAACAGCAAGATATAATAGCCCAACTCATTCATTCAAATGTACAGATGAAGCATCATATAGGGCAAATGCAAATGATAGCATTATTTCAAAGCCAATTGATTTAAGTGGATTAAATCATGCAATGCTTGAATTCTGGTATTGGGTAGATGGAGAATTTTATCGTGAATATAGGGACTATGGAACAATATATCTTAGCGATAATAATGGTTCAACATGGGTTCAGGTAAAAACAAACATGCTTTATACCCCGTTTTGGCAGGTATGGCATGTGCCAATAGAGGCATATGTTAATTTAACAAATCAGGTTAGAATTAAATTCACATTTGTATCAGACGCCTTTAATAATTCCGAAGGAATGTATGTTGATGATGTAATTGTTTATTCATATGATGCACAGCTTGTTCATTATGATGAAAAAACAATAAGTCTCGATTCCGGAAAGCAGACATTTGTTGAATTTGCTCCATGGAGTGTAAGCGTTGAAGGACTATATGCAATAAATGTAACAGTAAAACTAACTGAATTTGAAGATGAGTATCCAAAGAATAACTATCAGAATATAACAGTGGAAGTAAATGACTTAGCTGATGTTGGAGTTGAAACAATTAATTATCCAACTGGAACAGTGAATACTGGAAGCCATGCGGTTAATGCAACAATAAAGAACTTTGGAAATACACACCAGACAGGAATAAATGTAAATTGCTCAATATATCAGATAATAACCGAGCCAACACCTACATATACTCTTGTCTTTGGTGAGAATAAAACAATTGATTTGAATGCTGGAGAGTTTGAATATGTTGAATTCAGTCCATATAACTTTGCAACAGAAGGAAATTATGCAATAAATGTTTCAACAAGCATAGCGGGAGATGAGGATACAACAAATGATTATAAAAATATTACTCTCGAGATAAATGATATATATGATGCAGGGGTTAAATCAATTAACTATCCAACAGGAATAATTACAACAACAAAAACACATAAAGTAAATGCAACAGTAAAGAACTATGGAACAGTTCCTCTAAGCAATGTTCCAGTAAATTGTTCGATATATCAAATAATAAATGTAATAAATGAGGGATTTGAAGGAGCATTTCCACCTGCTGGATGGACTAATAGCGGATGGAATTTACGTCAGAATTACGAGCATGGTGGAGGTAATAACTCGATTTATTCATCAGCGTCAGCGGGAAATAAATATTTAAGGACATCAGGCATCTCTCTTTTAAATAAAAAATATATCTTGGAGTTTTGGATGTTGAGGACAGCGACCCCAAATGCAAATCAATATGTGAATATTAGCATAAATCAAGGTGGTGGTTGGATAAAATTATTGAGTATAGGATATTCCACTCTAAACGGAATGACCAGGGGAAAGTGGTACAAGTTTAGCATTGATTTGTCTCCTTATGCTGGTAGCACCGTTTCCATAGAATTTAATCATTATGCAACTGGGTCTGGAGCAACTATCCATATAGATGATGTTCTCTTATACTATCCTGAATTAATGTTTTGGGAGGATAGAACAATTAATTTAAATTCTGGAGAGGAAAAACCTATAGAATTTAGCTCGGTGACATTTAGCGAGAGCTATTACATATTAAATGTAACAACAAACTGGACTTCACCACCCGATGAAAATGCAGCCAATAATTACAAGGAAACAACATTCGAGGTAAGAGATATATATGACATGGGTATAACAAAAATTAGTTATCCAGTTTCAGTACTACCAGCTGGAAGCTATGTTGTTAATGTAAGCGTTAAGAACTTTGGAAATGTGGATCAATCGAGCATTCCAGTGAATTGTTCAATATATAAGATAAACACGGTTATAATTAATGAAAGTTTCGAAGGCACATGGCCACCTTCTGGTTGGGCTAATCAAGGATGGTCTCGTAGCTCTGCAGCAAATCATACAGGAAACTATTCTGCATCCTCGTCAAGCAGCGTAATTAATTATTACAATTTAACTACGCCCGCGATTTCTCTTGGGAGTGGAAATTTCCTGCTTGATTTCTGGGCAAGAAAAGATGGAAATAATTTAGGAAATGGACAGTATTTACATGTTGATGTAGGCTATACCTCAACCGGGCCGTGGGTGACTTTACTTGACATTAATTACGATATCCTGCAAGGAATGCTGAATAATGTATGGTATAAATTCACCGTGGATTTATCTCAATATAATGGAAGTACTATCTATATAAGATTTCAATCTCGCACAGCAGGAGTACCTTCTGCTTCAGCTGTAAGGATAGATGATATAGTTATTTACAGTACAAATTTTGTGTCTGGGGAAGATAAAACAGTTAATTTAAATGCTGATGAGGAAAAATATATTGAATTTAGCTCATATAACTTTGCAGAAGAAGGAGATTACTTAATAGTTGTAAAAACAAATCTTTTAACTGATGAAATTAAAGGAAATGATACAAGCTCAATAATAACAAAAATATGGAATATAGACGATTTAGGAGCAACATCAATTAATTACCCAACCGGGACAATTTCAGTTCCATCTCCTCCAGAAATTAGAGCGATTGCAACAATAAAGAATTTTGGAAATATTCCGCAATCAGATTTTCGGGTAAATTGTTCAATCTATAAATTAATTTCAGGAACACAGCTCTTTTTCGAAAACTTCGAGTCTGGTCTGCCATCTGGTTGGACGATTGTTGATGGAGGAACAGATGATGTTTATCCTGGAACAAGCATACCTGCAACTTGGACAGATAAAGACCCAGGAAATAAAGGAGCAAAAGATGGATGCGATGGCAAATTTATGATTGTTGATAGCGATGCATTTGGTTCGGGAACAAAATACATGGATGAGCAATTAATAACTCCAGAGTTGAATTTCGCTTCACAGACAGGAGTTATACTTGAATTTGATCATTATTATTATCACTCTTCTGGCTCATGGGGAAGGGTTGATATAAGAGTTGGCTCAACAGCCAACCCATGGATAACAATAGCAAACTTCACTTCAACAACCTATGGACACATGACATATGATATATCCGCTTATGCAGCAGGGCAGTCAAGGGTATGGATAAGATGGTATTATAATGATAGTGGAACATGGGCATGGTATTGGGAAGTAGATAACATCAGGCTGGTGGGGACACCCACATATAGTTATGTATTTGGGGATGATGAAATATGCGCACTCCTAAATGCTGGGGAGGAAACACTTATTGAATTTGGTTCATGGAGCATTACAACTGGTGCCGGAAACTATTTAATAAATGTAACAACATTGCTTATTGGAGACGAATTCCAGAGTAATGATTACACAACAACAATTGTATTCCTGCAAGGTGTATATGATGCGGAAGTTAAATCAATCAACTCGCCGATACAAGGAATATATCTGCCAGGTACATCATTCAAAGTAAATGCAACAGTAAAGAATGTCGGAGCAGCAAACCTAACAGATGTGAAGGTAAATTGCACAATAAGAAATTCAACGAATGCAATTGTATTTGGCGAAGAAGTAATAATTTCCTCTTTGATGGGTAACGAAGAGAGATATGTAGAATTTTCTGATTGGAGCACTTTGGTGGAAGATGTATATAGGATAAATGTTACGGTATTGGTTACTGGAGACGAAAATCCGGATAATGATTACAAGGAAATATTAGTGGATATAAATAATCTTTATGATGTTGGGGTTGTTTCAATTAATTATCCAACAGGAACACAATTTACAGGAAGCTATGCGGTAAATGCAACAGTTATGAACTTTGGAAATGTTCCAGTAGGAGCATTTACTGTAAATTGCACAATAAGAAATTCAACGGATGCAATTGTATTCACAAATGAAAAATCAGTTTCTGGCTTGAATGTTGGACAGCAAACATATGTAGTATTTGACCCATGGACAGTAAGCATTGAGGATACATACAAGATAAATGTAACAACAAAGCTAACAAACGATGAGGATAACAGCAATGATTACAAGGAAATAACTGTGATAATAAATGATATAGATGATGTAGGTGTAACATCAATCAATTATCCACCCGCGGTTGCGCCAACTGGAAGCCATGCGGTTAATGCAACAGTAAAGAACTTTGGAAATGTAAATAAGGCAAATGTGCCAGTAAATTGCTCAATATATCAATTCAATACATTGCTATTCAGCGAAGGATTTGAAGAATCATTTCCGCCCGTTGGCTGGCTTAATGGCGGGGCTGATGGAGGATGGTTGCGTGGTCAGATATACCAGCATAGCGGTATATGGGCTGCTTATTCATACGCTGCTACTGGGGGAGATAGATACTTGGTGACTCCTGTTATTTCTTTAGGAGAGGGGAATTACGCTTTGGTATTTTGGTTATTGAGACTTTCCCGTACAGCACTTCCTGGTGAATATTTGCATGTTGATGTTGGAGCAACTCAAAATGGACCTTGGACAACTATATTTGAATTAGATAACTCTTCTATTAGTGCAATGAGTTCATACACATGGTATCAATTTGTTGCTGATTTAACACCTTATGCTAACCAAAATATAGCTATAAGATTCTATCATCATTCTCTTAGTACATCAGGTGCAACATTATATATGGATGATATATCCATAAATACTTTGAATCTAGTATTCGGAGAAGAAAAAATAGTTAGTTTGATAAATTCGTATAATACAACATATGTACAATTTAGTCCTTGTAATTTTTCAACTGAAGGAGATTACATATTGGTTGTAAAAACATTAATGAGCGGAGACGAGAACATATTAAATAATGTAAAATCCTCGATTGTTAAAATATGTAATTTTTACGATGTCGGGGTTTCAGCAATAAATTATCCGACCCCAGGAATTTATCAGCCAGGAGACTATGCTGTTAGAGCGACAGTTAAAAATTATGGTACGCTGTCAGCAACCTTCGATGTCGTATGTACTATCTATGGGTTGGGGAAGGTTGTTGTAATGCAGGATGATATCGAAAGTGGTGAAAATAACTGGACACACGGTATTACATCTGGAGTGGATCTCTGGCATATAAGTACAAGGAGATATGCGAGCCAGAATCATTCTTGGTACTGTGGAAATGAAACAACCGGGCAATATGAAAATAACATGGTTGACTTTTTAATATCTCCAAAGTTGGATTTATCAGATACAACACAAGCTTTGTTAAAATGGAAGCAGTGGTGTAACTTGGAGAGCAACCGAGATTATGCATATGTTTGTGCAAGTCCGGATAATTATACATTCTATGTAATAAAAAGATATACAGGCTCATCTGGTGGGTGGAAAGAGGAAGAAGTCGATATAACATCTTATATAAATGCAACAACACATAAGATAAATATTGCATTTATATTTACGAGTGATTCCTCAGGAACCTTGGAAGGATGGTACATTGATGATGTTGAAATAACAAAAATTGGAATGGGCTCTGTTATATATTCCGAAACATTGTCAGTAAATAATTTGGTATTCATGGCGGAAAAAGAGATAACATTCCCGCCATTTACTGCCGAAGAAAACAGTGTGTATATAATAAATGTAACAACATTGCTTGCGGGAGATGAAAATCCTGCAAATGATGCAAAGGAAGCAACAATGAGCACATACAATGAGCCACCAGTTACAACATGCAGTTGCTTTGGGCCACTTGGATGCAATAACTGGTATGTTGGACCAGTTACAATATCTCTATCCGCAACAGATGTGCCAGGAGTTGCATATACAAGATATAGAATAAATGGAGGAGCATGGCAGAATTATACTTCACCAGTAACTGTTTCAACTGAAGGACTATATACAGTTGAATACTATTCAGTAGATACTCTTGGAAGCACTGAGCAAGTTAAATCATGCACATTTGGAATAGCATACTCAATGCCAGTAACAACCTGCATAATAGATGGATTGCTTGGAGAGAATGGATGGTATACAAGTGATGTAACAATCAAGCTTGTAGCAAATGCATACATATGCGGAGTTAAAGAAACATATTATCGCATCGATGGAGGTTCATGGCAGAAATATACCGCACCAATTACATTTTCCGCAGAAGGAACTCACACAATTGAATATTATTCGGTAAGCAATGCATGCATAACTGAAACACCAGCAAAGATTACAACATTCAAGATAGATAAGACAAAGCCAAGTGTAAGAGTAATTTATCCAAATGGTGGAGAAACCTTAGGTGGCATTATAACAATAAGATGGACAGCAAGCGATAATATAGGAATTGCAGGGATTGACTTGCTATATAGCGGAGATGCTGGCTTAACATGGAATGTTATAGCAAGCAATATTCCAAATACTGGTTCATATAACTGGAATGTTGCAGGCTTGCCATATGGAAGCAATTACATGGTTAAAGTAGTTGCAAAGGATAATGCGGGAAATGTTGCAAGTGATACAAGCGATGGAACATTTACAATAGGCATGCCAAGCCCACCAACAGTGAGCATAACCAAACCAAGAAATGCTTTATATATCTTTGATAGAGAAATAATTCCATTGCCAATGCCGGTAATAATTGGAGGAATAACAGTTGAAGCAACCGCAAGTTCAAGCATAGGAATAGCAAAAGTAGAATTCTACATAGATGGTGTGCTTAAATTCACTGATACAAGTGAACCATATTCATGGCTATGGGATGAGTTTATTATAGGAACACATGAAATAAAAGTAATTGCCTCTGATAGCATTGGCCAAACAGCAGAGGAAAGAATAAGCGTGTTTATAATAAACTTCTAA